The following proteins are encoded in a genomic region of Candidatus Poribacteria bacterium:
- a CDS encoding PLP-dependent aminotransferase family protein — protein sequence MKIQDVLLSDYGKASSIASPVNQLMTDFAVDFRDGCDINLGVGYVNERTIPHQQIQHACENVLAHPKKYRASLNYGGAQGSPNLIESLRRFYIENRIGGITEQILNNRDIIIGANGATSLLESITHLLPAGIVLTADPMYYIYCNDLGRKGFRVTAIPEDEEGLDAERLRAKLKMLGDEKAAIRFFYVVTVNNPTCTILSNTRKRELVDIVTRLSYEVGRKIPIFFDNAYSDLVHDSAVEPLASALCYDPLGIVYEIGTLSKILAPGLRIGYLIGSKGPFLNGIIQRTSDIGFSAPLINQEIASYLLDHGIEAQIQKVNTGYYQKAKQVKAWMTELLGDNVQECRGGSAGFYYYLTLVNVATDTTSDFFKFLTRTTRQEAVDGPPGSQHPKVIYIPGEHCVHSDGEMVEVGKRQFRISYGFEELPQIHTALKLMRSAIAYSHENSLGYHCT from the coding sequence ATGAAGATTCAAGATGTTCTGCTTTCCGATTATGGAAAAGCTTCGAGTATAGCCTCCCCGGTTAACCAGCTGATGACCGATTTTGCTGTCGATTTTCGAGACGGATGCGACATCAATCTCGGTGTCGGATATGTCAATGAACGGACAATTCCACATCAGCAGATTCAACATGCCTGTGAAAACGTTCTCGCTCACCCGAAAAAATACCGCGCTTCTCTAAATTACGGTGGAGCACAAGGTTCGCCAAACTTGATTGAATCACTCAGGCGGTTTTATATTGAAAATCGGATTGGTGGAATCACTGAACAGATTTTAAACAACCGGGATATTATCATTGGGGCGAACGGGGCGACGAGTTTGTTAGAGAGTATTACCCATCTACTTCCCGCTGGTATCGTGCTGACTGCGGATCCGATGTATTATATCTACTGCAACGATTTGGGAAGGAAAGGTTTTCGTGTTACAGCGATACCTGAGGATGAGGAAGGCCTTGATGCCGAACGTTTGAGGGCGAAACTAAAGATGCTTGGCGATGAAAAAGCGGCTATCCGCTTTTTCTATGTTGTAACGGTTAACAATCCGACCTGCACAATCCTATCCAACACCCGTAAGAGAGAACTCGTTGATATTGTTACCCGACTTTCATACGAAGTCGGACGAAAAATCCCCATTTTTTTCGACAACGCCTATAGCGATCTCGTGCATGACAGTGCCGTTGAACCGTTGGCGTCTGCGCTCTGCTACGACCCGCTCGGCATTGTCTATGAGATTGGCACGTTGTCAAAGATCCTTGCGCCAGGGTTACGTATCGGTTACCTTATCGGTTCCAAAGGACCGTTTCTCAATGGTATCATTCAGCGCACCAGCGACATTGGCTTCAGTGCCCCGTTAATCAACCAAGAAATCGCAAGCTACTTGCTCGACCACGGTATTGAAGCACAAATCCAAAAGGTCAACACCGGGTATTACCAGAAGGCGAAACAGGTTAAAGCTTGGATGACAGAATTACTGGGTGATAACGTTCAGGAGTGCCGAGGCGGGAGTGCTGGATTCTACTATTACTTGACGCTGGTGAATGTCGCGACAGATACGACCTCTGATTTTTTTAAGTTTTTGACGCGAACAACTCGACAAGAAGCGGTCGATGGACCGCCGGGTTCCCAACATCCAAAAGTAATTTACATTCCGGGTGAACACTGTGTCCATTCAGATGGCGAAATGGTCGAGGTCGGGAAACGACAATTCCGTATATCCTACGGCTTTGAGGAGCTCCCTCAGATTCACACGGCGTTGAAACTTATGAGGTCTGCGATAGCCTATAGTCATGAAAATTCGTTGGGTTACCACTGTACTTGA
- the moeB gene encoding molybdopterin-synthase adenylyltransferase MoeB, with translation MFNFSNEQIERYSRHIILKEVGGMGQTRLLESKVLLIGAGGLGSPIGMYLAAAGVGTLGIIDDDAVDLSNLQRQILHGVSDIGVLKTKSAEATIAEMNPDVKVIPYNERITSENVFQILEQYDLIVDGCDNFPTRYLLNDASVMLGKPIVHGSISQFEGQVTVLYPGKGPCYRCIFSEPPPPGMAPSCQEAGVFGVLPGIIGTIQAVEALKVLLDIGDPLIGSLLLFDALSMDFNKLKLRQNSNCPMCGENPTIHELIDYEEFCQVQW, from the coding sequence ATGTTTAACTTCAGCAACGAACAGATTGAACGCTACAGTCGACATATTATTCTCAAAGAGGTCGGCGGGATGGGGCAGACGCGGTTGCTTGAATCGAAAGTGCTACTCATCGGTGCAGGCGGACTTGGCTCCCCTATTGGAATGTACCTTGCAGCGGCAGGGGTCGGCACGCTCGGCATCATTGATGACGATGCCGTCGATCTCAGTAATTTACAGCGTCAAATATTGCACGGTGTCAGCGACATCGGCGTTCTGAAGACAAAGTCCGCAGAAGCCACTATTGCAGAGATGAACCCAGATGTCAAGGTGATTCCCTACAACGAGCGCATCACTTCGGAAAACGTCTTTCAGATTCTGGAACAGTATGATTTGATTGTAGACGGGTGTGACAACTTCCCGACCCGTTATCTCCTCAACGACGCATCCGTTATGCTTGGGAAACCGATTGTGCACGGCAGCATTTCCCAATTTGAAGGACAGGTCACCGTCCTGTACCCGGGCAAAGGACCGTGTTATCGATGTATCTTTTCCGAACCACCACCCCCTGGAATGGCGCCGAGTTGCCAAGAAGCCGGTGTCTTTGGTGTGTTACCCGGCATTATCGGCACAATTCAAGCCGTTGAAGCCCTTAAAGTTCTGCTGGACATTGGTGACCCCTTAATCGGGAGTCTTCTGCTTTTTGACGCGTTATCGATGGATTTCAACAAACTAAAACTCCGCCAAAATAGCAATTGCCCGATGTGTGGTGAAAATCCGACTATCCATGAACTCATTGATTATGAGGAATTCTGTCAAGTACAGTGGTAA
- a CDS encoding type II toxin-antitoxin system RelE/ParE family toxin, which yields MYTLEIGASARTDLRRLDAAIRARVRTKLERLRETCDSQPHKRLKGKHRDKFSLTVAQHYRILYTFDRRTREIIVHRVGHRRNVY from the coding sequence GTGTATACATTGGAAATAGGCGCAAGTGCCAGGACGGATTTGCGGCGTTTAGATGCGGCGATCCGCGCCCGAGTTCGTACCAAACTGGAGCGGTTACGCGAGACATGCGACAGCCAGCCACACAAGAGATTAAAGGGTAAACATAGAGATAAATTCAGTTTAACAGTCGCCCAGCATTATCGAATCCTCTATACTTTTGATAGGCGTACTCGGGAAATCATTGTTCACCGTGTTGGACATCGTAGGAACGTCTATTAA
- a CDS encoding nitrite/sulfite reductase, translating to MATEYAGAYDVSTIPSDVAREIEIYEIQLGRVQAGQVEETLFTEFRLRHGVYGQRDDRSQMIRVKIPFGGLTAVQLEMLADVAEEFSDNIIHITTRQDVQYHYVDINNTPELMRRLASVDITTKEACGNVVRNVTACPLSGVCQDETFDITPYSKALSAFLLGHPDAQDFGRKFKIAFSGCEEHACGLANMHDIGAVAAVKEVDGEVKRGFKLYVGGGLGAVPHQAKVFDDFVPAEELLPISQSICRVFTRLGERRNRNKARLKFVIAKYGIEEFRRQVLEDRETLRHDPAWTAYLDNLDAYDESPLKAPTQLNGTSKPDGFEEWYQSNVRLQSQPGYAFVTITLPLGDITADQTRALADISRKYVKDTIRATVEQNIVLRWVTMTDLPALYRELKVIGLGDPGAESMVDITACPGTDSCKLGVSSSRGLAAHLRNHFIEAGVQSEIKDFRIKISGCPNSCGQHHIANIGFFGSSRRMGEHIAPYYQVLLGGHMTENASSYGLATGKIHGKYIPAFIEELTGKYTTERDEEESFTDYVARLGKAEIKQILSKYDKIPSYEEAPEFYVDTGDTKDYQLKTGVGECAGEVVALVSMKLEEADRLIYESGLNLEKGEYQDSAELAFNAMIRAADGLLTTVGLQYIDDATTVSEFRPHFFEPGNFFPGYGAHIFKATEEDASTFDHELAHRRVEEATLFVEESHNVYNRMRIKQEEEEESRRKARRSRRTRKPRVVKETKPVEEIVDSLDLKGVACPFNYVQAKIRLETMNLGQLLEVTIDDGEPIENVPKSLTNDGHEIVDTKKVGQHYRLTVRKGE from the coding sequence ATGGCTACTGAATACGCGGGTGCTTACGACGTATCGACAATTCCATCTGACGTCGCCCGCGAAATTGAAATTTATGAAATTCAACTCGGTCGGGTACAAGCCGGCCAAGTAGAAGAGACCCTCTTTACCGAATTTAGGCTTCGGCACGGGGTTTACGGACAACGCGATGACCGATCGCAGATGATTCGTGTCAAAATTCCTTTCGGTGGACTCACAGCAGTACAACTTGAAATGTTAGCAGATGTCGCCGAAGAGTTCTCCGACAACATCATCCACATCACGACACGCCAGGATGTCCAATACCACTATGTGGACATTAACAACACGCCGGAACTGATGCGCCGTCTCGCTAGTGTTGACATCACTACAAAAGAAGCGTGCGGTAACGTTGTGCGAAACGTCACAGCATGTCCGCTCAGCGGTGTGTGCCAGGATGAGACTTTTGATATAACACCCTATTCTAAGGCGTTGTCTGCATTCCTTTTGGGGCACCCGGATGCCCAAGATTTTGGTCGTAAGTTCAAAATAGCGTTTTCTGGATGTGAAGAGCACGCTTGCGGCTTAGCAAATATGCACGACATCGGCGCAGTCGCCGCTGTTAAAGAGGTCGACGGTGAAGTCAAACGCGGCTTTAAACTCTATGTTGGTGGTGGACTTGGCGCAGTACCGCATCAGGCGAAGGTTTTTGATGACTTCGTTCCCGCCGAGGAACTCCTGCCGATTTCACAATCAATTTGCAGAGTGTTCACCCGTTTAGGGGAACGCAGAAACCGGAATAAGGCACGTTTAAAATTCGTCATCGCCAAATACGGTATTGAGGAATTCCGTAGACAAGTGCTTGAAGATCGGGAGACGTTACGTCACGATCCGGCATGGACAGCGTATCTGGACAATCTCGACGCTTACGACGAAAGTCCGCTCAAGGCACCGACGCAGCTCAATGGTACTTCAAAACCTGACGGGTTTGAGGAATGGTATCAATCCAATGTGCGGTTACAGAGTCAACCCGGCTACGCTTTCGTGACGATTACGTTGCCGCTCGGTGATATTACCGCGGATCAGACGCGTGCTTTGGCAGACATTTCACGGAAATACGTCAAAGATACCATCCGTGCCACAGTCGAGCAGAACATCGTTCTCCGTTGGGTAACGATGACAGATCTACCTGCCCTCTATCGCGAACTGAAGGTGATCGGTCTCGGCGACCCGGGCGCAGAATCCATGGTGGATATTACCGCGTGTCCCGGTACTGACTCTTGCAAACTCGGGGTCTCTTCTTCGCGCGGTCTGGCAGCGCACTTGCGAAACCATTTCATTGAAGCCGGTGTGCAGAGTGAAATCAAGGACTTTCGGATTAAGATTAGCGGTTGCCCCAATTCCTGCGGACAGCATCACATCGCGAATATTGGATTCTTCGGCTCCTCACGCCGGATGGGTGAGCATATTGCGCCTTACTATCAGGTACTGCTCGGTGGACACATGACCGAAAACGCTAGTTCTTATGGACTTGCCACTGGAAAAATCCACGGCAAATATATCCCGGCGTTCATTGAGGAATTGACCGGTAAGTACACGACGGAACGAGATGAGGAAGAGTCCTTCACTGATTACGTCGCACGGCTCGGTAAGGCGGAGATCAAGCAGATCTTGTCCAAGTACGATAAGATCCCGTCTTATGAAGAGGCACCAGAGTTCTATGTGGACACCGGCGATACGAAGGATTACCAACTCAAGACAGGTGTCGGTGAATGTGCAGGAGAGGTCGTAGCACTTGTCTCCATGAAGTTAGAAGAAGCAGATCGGCTTATCTATGAATCTGGCTTGAACTTGGAGAAGGGTGAATATCAGGATTCCGCGGAGTTGGCTTTTAATGCGATGATTAGAGCCGCAGATGGACTTCTGACAACGGTCGGTTTGCAATATATTGACGACGCGACCACCGTCAGCGAATTTCGCCCCCACTTCTTTGAACCCGGTAACTTCTTCCCCGGTTACGGTGCACACATCTTCAAGGCAACGGAAGAGGATGCCTCTACGTTCGATCACGAATTGGCGCACCGTCGGGTTGAAGAAGCCACACTCTTCGTCGAAGAATCGCATAATGTGTATAATCGTATGCGCATCAAGCAGGAGGAAGAGGAAGAGAGCCGTCGTAAAGCGCGTCGCTCACGACGGACACGGAAACCCAGGGTCGTCAAGGAGACGAAACCCGTTGAAGAAATCGTGGATAGCCTTGATCTCAAAGGCGTCGCCTGCCCATTCAACTATGTCCAAGCAAAGATCCGGTTGGAAACGATGAACCTCGGTCAGCTTCTCGAAGTCACCATTGACGATGGCGAACCGATCGAGAACGTACCGAAGAGCCTCACCAACGATGGGCATGAGATCGTTGATACTAAGAAGGTCGGACAGCACTATCGCCTTACCGTTCGGAAGGGTGAGTAA
- a CDS encoding Gfo/Idh/MocA family oxidoreductase — MSISVGMVGLGMFGPSFIQSYKSHPDVHRLALCDLREDRLTKWAKQFGISETYTSLEDICKSDLDALVIITQHWMHAPQAIQAMEAGKHVYTAVPAAASLDECEQLIRTVERTGMIYMNGETSYFRPETAFCRQKAAEGAFGEFVHCRAEYFHDMDHGLYDVARNRWGAQWGRDKSGNIPMYYPTHSTCFPISVMKAHATSVSAQGYIYPNDDWFRTDTIHKNPFSNEVGLFTMSNGATMQICEFRRIGHPGSERVSGIYGTEGSYEQSLAGCVWTGKREREIVQPSQTREDLPEALAADLGGHGGSHAYLVHEFVDSVNRQRLPRVNVWEAVRYCAPGFVAHESALRDGELLPIPDWGEAPGT; from the coding sequence ATGAGTATCAGCGTCGGAATGGTAGGCTTAGGAATGTTCGGACCCTCGTTTATCCAATCGTATAAGTCACACCCAGATGTGCATCGTCTCGCGCTCTGTGATTTGCGTGAAGATCGACTCACAAAATGGGCAAAGCAATTCGGGATTTCCGAGACCTACACAAGCCTTGAGGATATCTGCAAATCGGATTTAGATGCGCTTGTGATCATCACACAGCACTGGATGCACGCACCGCAGGCGATTCAAGCGATGGAAGCCGGAAAGCACGTCTATACCGCTGTTCCTGCTGCTGCATCGTTGGATGAATGCGAACAGCTCATTAGAACCGTTGAGCGAACCGGAATGATTTACATGAACGGTGAAACGAGTTATTTCCGTCCGGAAACCGCCTTCTGTCGTCAGAAGGCAGCGGAGGGCGCGTTCGGGGAGTTTGTTCATTGCCGTGCCGAGTATTTCCATGATATGGACCACGGACTCTATGATGTCGCCAGGAATCGATGGGGGGCACAATGGGGACGCGACAAAAGTGGTAATATTCCGATGTACTATCCCACGCATTCAACCTGTTTTCCTATCTCTGTGATGAAGGCACACGCAACATCGGTCTCCGCCCAAGGGTACATCTATCCAAATGACGATTGGTTTCGGACGGACACGATTCACAAAAATCCGTTTTCCAACGAAGTCGGACTTTTTACAATGAGCAACGGTGCAACAATGCAAATCTGTGAGTTCCGACGGATTGGGCATCCCGGATCTGAACGCGTCAGCGGCATCTACGGGACAGAAGGGAGTTACGAGCAAAGTCTTGCAGGGTGTGTTTGGACAGGTAAACGCGAAAGAGAGATCGTCCAGCCTTCGCAAACGCGCGAAGATCTGCCGGAGGCACTCGCAGCGGATCTCGGCGGACATGGCGGCTCACACGCCTATCTCGTACACGAATTCGTGGATTCTGTTAATCGCCAACGCTTGCCGCGTGTCAACGTTTGGGAAGCCGTTCGGTACTGTGCCCCCGGCTTTGTCGCACACGAATCCGCGCTACGAGACGGGGAATTGCTCCCGATTCCAGATTGGGGAGAAGCACCAGGCACTTAA
- a CDS encoding Gfo/Idh/MocA family oxidoreductase, with amino-acid sequence MALKVGVVGMSGIGNNHANCHANDDLAELVAVCDIVKERADSAAERLGVKAYYSLADMIDGEPDLDIVDVGTGGNENGSWHYEPTMEALDNGKHVLVEKPISNDIGQAREMVAKATEEDLYLGCNLNHYFTPPAEQAKKYIDDGHIGEQVYCLHKMGFPGGEFGYSYSKAPRSDGFPYFHVKAFLAHPFSVMRHFCGDVTHVQAFMNRPHFRRGAGDVMVSINSIHLRFENGCIGYLLSQRGDATFGLGGWWSVELAGTRGTFCIENCIEKVTYWPSPGAPDFSGEPIVTESGISDFGQTFPLRIHAFLEDVTNGVPKEQLRASGRDALATLEYTWAAMESYEEGGIVVRPHPLPPLKG; translated from the coding sequence ATGGCATTAAAAGTTGGCGTTGTCGGCATGAGTGGGATTGGCAATAATCATGCGAATTGTCACGCGAATGACGACTTAGCGGAACTGGTTGCGGTGTGCGATATCGTAAAAGAACGTGCGGACAGCGCAGCGGAACGTCTCGGTGTAAAGGCATACTACAGCTTGGCCGATATGATTGATGGCGAACCCGACTTGGATATCGTCGATGTCGGCACTGGTGGGAATGAGAACGGTAGTTGGCACTACGAACCAACAATGGAGGCTCTTGATAATGGAAAGCACGTGCTTGTCGAGAAACCGATCTCTAACGATATTGGACAGGCACGAGAAATGGTTGCAAAAGCCACGGAAGAGGACCTCTATCTCGGCTGTAATCTGAATCACTATTTTACGCCCCCTGCAGAACAAGCGAAGAAATATATCGACGATGGGCACATCGGGGAGCAGGTTTATTGTCTGCATAAAATGGGATTTCCTGGCGGTGAGTTTGGCTATAGTTACTCGAAAGCCCCGCGTTCAGATGGATTTCCGTATTTTCACGTGAAAGCCTTCCTGGCGCACCCCTTCAGTGTGATGCGCCATTTCTGTGGTGATGTAACACACGTCCAAGCCTTCATGAATCGCCCGCATTTTAGACGCGGCGCGGGAGATGTGATGGTCTCCATTAACAGCATTCACCTCCGTTTTGAGAATGGGTGTATCGGCTACCTATTGAGCCAACGGGGTGATGCGACCTTCGGTCTCGGCGGTTGGTGGAGTGTTGAACTCGCAGGTACACGTGGTACCTTCTGCATTGAGAACTGTATTGAGAAAGTGACCTATTGGCCCTCCCCGGGTGCCCCCGATTTCTCTGGCGAACCGATTGTCACAGAGTCGGGCATCAGCGACTTCGGTCAGACGTTCCCTCTAAGGATTCACGCCTTTTTAGAGGACGTCACGAACGGTGTACCGAAAGAACAGTTACGCGCCTCTGGCAGAGACGCGCTCGCGACACTTGAGTATACTTGGGCAGCGATGGAGTCTTATGAAGAAGGCGGTATTGTGGTACGTCCACATCCGCTTCCGCCTTTGAAAGGATAA
- a CDS encoding sugar phosphate isomerase/epimerase: MKLGANSVLFGGYDMETAFKHIAMAGYDGIELSAIDGMSQHLVLANWQELADDIKRFAKEYELDLLAMEQPSRDPERMEQAFQAAAEIGVPIINCGPGGASDDESAWPEVVDSLGSLSERAEHYGVTLCVKAHVGASIYNTPTTLRIMEEISSPAFGIDMDPSHIHRADENPVEAIAAVISRVKHVHIRDCKGTQRGPGDPELQANGRGDIDLVGYIRVLHENGYTGPLNLEVIGAKEYSLAQCCTIAAESRGHMQACLQACGARL, encoded by the coding sequence TTGAAATTAGGAGCAAATTCGGTACTGTTCGGCGGTTACGATATGGAGACCGCCTTTAAACACATCGCGATGGCTGGCTATGATGGTATTGAACTTTCAGCAATCGACGGGATGAGTCAGCATCTCGTGCTCGCGAACTGGCAGGAACTTGCTGATGACATTAAACGCTTCGCGAAAGAATATGAACTCGACCTCTTGGCGATGGAACAACCCTCACGCGATCCAGAACGAATGGAGCAGGCATTCCAAGCAGCAGCGGAGATAGGCGTTCCCATTATTAACTGCGGTCCCGGTGGAGCATCCGACGATGAATCCGCATGGCCCGAGGTTGTGGATTCATTGGGCAGCCTCTCAGAACGCGCGGAACATTATGGTGTGACACTCTGTGTCAAAGCGCATGTCGGTGCAAGCATTTATAACACACCAACGACACTCCGTATCATGGAAGAGATTTCATCGCCGGCGTTTGGAATTGATATGGATCCCTCTCACATTCATCGCGCAGATGAGAATCCTGTCGAGGCGATCGCCGCGGTGATCTCGCGCGTCAAGCACGTGCATATTCGGGATTGTAAGGGGACACAACGCGGTCCTGGTGATCCTGAGTTGCAGGCGAACGGACGCGGTGACATCGACCTCGTCGGCTATATCCGGGTCTTACATGAGAATGGCTACACGGGTCCGTTGAACCTTGAAGTCATCGGTGCGAAAGAGTACAGTTTAGCGCAGTGCTGCACGATTGCCGCAGAATCGCGCGGACACATGCAGGCGTGCTTACAAGCATGTGGTGCCCGTCTTTAA
- a CDS encoding phytanoyl-CoA dioxygenase family protein, whose protein sequence is MINVEPTLNDHQVMQFIHNGYITLESIVDADFNRKCDAVEGGHLSDFVLTDEFRRNVLLHPEVAGVVRSLLGANFLVPTSAHHHLFEAPHLGQTWHSDGITEYGYGITHLQCYYYPKAVEIEDGPTMILPGSHHRLVDREAIAHYGDILGQLSLTVPAGTVAMTRYGIWHKAGPKLNADRRGMIKFSYFRMAMPKRDWACNSDEIPPYQHQGRHPYVTEIESYRDRRRGELTWNWLCGLAEVEEEIPPVQMFDSGIPLSEIQFHF, encoded by the coding sequence ATGATTAACGTTGAACCAACGCTAAACGACCATCAGGTCATGCAGTTTATCCACAACGGTTATATCACATTAGAGAGCATCGTCGATGCCGACTTTAACCGGAAATGTGACGCGGTGGAGGGCGGACACCTCAGCGATTTCGTTCTGACAGACGAATTTCGGCGGAACGTCCTATTGCACCCGGAAGTCGCGGGTGTCGTCCGTTCACTGTTAGGCGCGAATTTCCTCGTGCCGACAAGTGCTCACCATCATCTCTTTGAAGCCCCGCATCTCGGTCAGACGTGGCACTCCGATGGAATCACAGAATACGGATACGGTATCACGCATCTCCAGTGCTACTATTACCCAAAAGCGGTGGAAATTGAAGATGGACCGACGATGATATTGCCCGGTTCGCACCATCGGCTTGTGGATCGGGAAGCGATCGCACATTACGGTGATATCCTCGGACAACTCTCCCTCACCGTTCCAGCAGGCACTGTCGCTATGACACGCTACGGTATCTGGCATAAGGCAGGTCCAAAACTTAATGCCGATAGACGCGGAATGATTAAATTCTCCTATTTCCGAATGGCAATGCCCAAGCGGGATTGGGCGTGTAATTCCGATGAGATCCCACCTTACCAACACCAAGGAAGGCACCCATATGTAACGGAGATAGAATCCTATCGCGACCGACGCAGAGGTGAATTGACGTGGAACTGGCTATGCGGATTGGCGGAAGTGGAGGAGGAAATTCCGCCAGTACAGATGTTTGACAGCGGAATTCCCTTATCAGAGATCCAATTTCATTTTTAA
- a CDS encoding SDR family oxidoreductase — translation MRLEGKVAIVAGAAWGGIGAATAYRFACEGAKVVVNTRRRKEKLDETVHRIQDAGGQAVSVMGDVADETTWQTLVETALSNYGKITTLVHNAAHSYTKKAIEFTTEEWNESLGVTLGGPWLGAKYCIPEMIRNGGGALVFISTVNATITNPGFGLYGAGKGGLNALTRSIALDYGREGIRANAIAPGQIVGERGEASLAEDTLEEQASRDCYPIGRYGKPEDIANAALFLASDEADFVTGIVLTADGGLTLQSPEALVRPSFRLRWRDDVLVPQSKKDM, via the coding sequence ATGAGACTGGAAGGAAAAGTTGCGATTGTCGCGGGTGCCGCCTGGGGTGGTATTGGGGCGGCGACTGCTTATAGGTTTGCTTGCGAAGGTGCGAAAGTGGTTGTCAACACGCGTCGCCGCAAGGAAAAACTCGATGAAACCGTCCATCGTATTCAAGATGCCGGTGGACAAGCAGTCTCCGTCATGGGCGACGTCGCCGATGAAACGACGTGGCAGACACTCGTTGAAACCGCCTTGTCAAACTATGGAAAAATAACAACCCTCGTCCATAACGCCGCACATTCTTACACCAAAAAAGCGATTGAATTCACCACCGAAGAATGGAATGAAAGTCTTGGCGTGACGCTCGGTGGACCGTGGCTCGGTGCGAAGTATTGCATCCCTGAAATGATCCGTAATGGCGGGGGTGCCTTGGTTTTCATCTCTACGGTTAACGCCACCATTACAAATCCAGGGTTTGGGCTTTATGGTGCTGGAAAGGGGGGTTTGAACGCTCTCACGCGAAGTATCGCGCTTGATTACGGCAGGGAAGGTATCCGTGCGAACGCCATCGCCCCCGGACAGATTGTCGGTGAAAGGGGTGAAGCCTCTCTCGCTGAGGATACACTCGAGGAACAAGCCTCTCGTGATTGTTATCCGATTGGTCGCTACGGGAAACCCGAAGATATTGCCAATGCGGCACTTTTTTTGGCATCTGATGAGGCGGATTTCGTTACCGGAATTGTCTTGACTGCCGATGGTGGCTTGACGCTTCAGTCTCCAGAGGCACTTGTGCGTCCATCCTTCCGTCTTCGCTGGAGAGATGATGTTCTCGTCCCACAATCCAAAAAGGATATGTAG
- a CDS encoding SOS response-associated peptidase has translation MCGRFTLASDAEALNQTFFDFAIPMDLSPRYNISPTQDVAVIANTSTDTEERSEIGRIEFFHWGLIPSWAKDPKIGNRMINARSETLSEKPSFRNAYKRRRCLILADGYYEWKQIPGERSKQPVYIHFKSQEPFALAGLWEVWRPDGMDEPLRSCTIITCPPNTLLEKIHHRMPVILPQDTYAEWLAPNQQSTDTLQPLLVPYPDAEMEAYPVSRFVNRPTNDSPECIAPF, from the coding sequence ATGTGTGGACGATTTACCCTCGCAAGCGATGCTGAAGCGTTAAATCAAACGTTCTTCGACTTCGCAATACCAATGGACTTGTCCCCGCGCTATAATATCTCACCGACACAAGATGTGGCTGTTATTGCCAACACGTCGACTGATACAGAGGAACGTTCAGAAATTGGACGGATAGAATTCTTTCATTGGGGACTTATTCCGTCTTGGGCAAAAGACCCGAAGATCGGAAATCGGATGATTAATGCCCGATCGGAGACGCTATCGGAAAAACCCTCCTTCCGGAATGCCTACAAACGCAGACGATGTCTCATCTTGGCGGATGGCTACTATGAATGGAAACAGATCCCTGGTGAGAGAAGTAAACAACCGGTCTACATCCATTTTAAATCGCAAGAACCGTTCGCGCTAGCGGGATTATGGGAGGTATGGCGGCCGGACGGGATGGATGAACCGCTTCGCTCTTGCACTATCATTACATGTCCGCCTAACACTTTGCTAGAGAAAATCCATCACAGAATGCCTGTAATTCTGCCGCAAGACACCTATGCGGAGTGGCTTGCGCCGAACCAACAATCGACAGACACGCTTCAACCGCTTCTCGTTCCATATCCTGATGCAGAGATGGAGGCGTATCCGGTGTCAAGGTTCGTCAATCGCCCTACGAACGATTCGCCGGAATGTATCGCGCCTTTTTAA